In Arcobacter sp. F155, the following proteins share a genomic window:
- the atpD gene encoding F0F1 ATP synthase subunit beta, translating to MKGNIIQVMGPVVDVEFDGYLPEINEAIEVTLADVNQDRLVLEVAAHIGDSRVRTIAMDMTEGLKRGQECTATGGPIKVPVGEAVLGRIFNVIGDPVDEGEAISEDTERWSIHRAAPTFEEQSTKTEMFETGIKVVDLLAPYSKGGKVGLFGGAGVGKTVIIMELIHNVAFKHSGYSVFAGVGERTREGNDLYYEMKDSNVLDKVALCYGQMSEPPGARNRIALTGLTMAEYFRDEKGLDVLMFVDNIFRFAQAGSEMSALLGRIPSAVGYQPTLAREMGALQERITSTAKGSITSVQAVYVPADDLTDPAPASVFAHLDATTVLNRKIAEKGIYPAVDPLDSTSRILSADVLGEEHYAVARGVQSVLQKYKDLQDIIAILGMDELSEEDKLVVARARKIERFLSQPFFVAEVFTGSPGKYVELSDTIAGFKGILDGKYDNIPEMAFYMVGGIDEVLAKAEDMK from the coding sequence ATGAAAGGTAATATTATTCAGGTAATGGGTCCTGTTGTAGACGTTGAGTTCGACGGATATTTACCAGAAATTAACGAAGCTATTGAAGTTACATTAGCGGACGTTAACCAAGATAGATTAGTTCTAGAAGTTGCTGCACACATTGGTGATAGCAGAGTTAGAACTATTGCTATGGATATGACAGAAGGTTTAAAAAGAGGACAAGAGTGTACTGCTACTGGTGGACCAATTAAGGTTCCAGTTGGTGAAGCTGTACTTGGAAGAATCTTTAACGTAATTGGTGACCCAGTTGATGAAGGTGAAGCAATTTCTGAAGATACTGAAAGATGGTCAATCCATAGAGCTGCTCCAACTTTTGAAGAGCAATCTACAAAAACTGAAATGTTTGAAACAGGTATCAAAGTTGTTGACTTACTTGCACCATACTCAAAAGGTGGTAAAGTAGGACTATTCGGTGGTGCTGGTGTTGGTAAAACAGTTATTATTATGGAGCTTATCCATAACGTTGCGTTCAAACACTCAGGTTACTCTGTATTTGCAGGTGTTGGTGAAAGAACAAGAGAAGGTAATGACCTTTACTACGAAATGAAAGACTCTAATGTACTTGACAAAGTTGCATTATGTTATGGTCAAATGAGTGAGCCTCCAGGTGCAAGAAATAGAATTGCATTAACTGGTCTTACTATGGCTGAGTACTTTAGAGATGAAAAAGGTCTTGATGTATTAATGTTCGTTGATAATATCTTTAGATTTGCTCAAGCAGGTTCTGAGATGTCAGCATTATTAGGAAGAATTCCTTCAGCTGTTGGTTACCAACCAACATTAGCTAGAGAAATGGGTGCATTACAAGAGAGAATTACTTCAACTGCAAAAGGTTCTATTACTTCTGTTCAAGCTGTATATGTTCCTGCGGATGACTTAACTGACCCTGCTCCAGCTTCTGTATTTGCTCACTTAGATGCAACTACAGTACTTAACAGAAAAATTGCAGAAAAAGGTATCTACCCAGCGGTTGATCCACTAGATTCAACTTCTAGAATTTTATCTGCAGACGTATTAGGTGAAGAGCACTATGCAGTAGCAAGAGGTGTTCAATCTGTATTACAAAAATATAAAGATTTACAAGATATTATTGCAATTCTTGGTATGGACGAGTTATCTGAAGAAGATAAACTTGTTGTTGCAAGAGCTAGAAAAATCGAAAGATTCTTATCTCAACCATTCTTCGTTGCAGAAGTATTTACAGGATCTCCAGGTAAGTATGTTGAATTATCAGATACTATTGCTGGATTCAAAGGTATCCTTGATGGTAAATATGACAACATTCCAGAAATGGCATTCTATATGGTTGGTGGAATCGACGAGGTATTAGCAAAAGCTGAGGATATGAAATAA
- a CDS encoding F0F1 ATP synthase subunit B, which yields MKKLLLLGLALTPMALLASAEGAETNYDIVQRTVNFIIFAGIIWYLLADKLKAFFAGRTASIQAELDKVQDTLKASQDKVEDAANKLEEAKKLANEIVENAKADVDSVKKRVADAVDAEIANLDKGFDEKVKIEMSKAKKQIVSEVLEELLSSDNVSLTQDELANIVLKKVA from the coding sequence TTGAAAAAATTATTATTACTTGGATTAGCTTTAACTCCTATGGCGTTATTAGCTTCAGCTGAAGGTGCGGAGACAAATTACGATATCGTACAAAGAACCGTTAACTTTATTATTTTTGCTGGTATCATATGGTACCTATTAGCAGATAAGTTAAAAGCTTTTTTTGCTGGTAGAACTGCTTCAATTCAAGCAGAACTTGACAAAGTACAAGATACTTTAAAAGCTTCTCAAGATAAAGTAGAAGATGCTGCTAACAAGTTAGAAGAAGCAAAAAAATTAGCAAATGAAATTGTTGAAAATGCAAAAGCTGATGTTGACTCTGTTAAGAAAAGAGTTGCAGATGCTGTAGATGCAGAAATTGCAAACCTTGATAAAGGTTTCGATGAGAAAGTAAAAATTGAAATGTCAAAAGCTAAGAAACAAATTGTTTCTGAAGTTCTTGAAGAGCTATTAAGCTCTGATAATGTTTCATTAACTCAAGATGAGTTAGCTAACATCGTACTTAAGAAGGTTGCATAA
- a CDS encoding F0F1 ATP synthase subunit delta — protein MNDLIAKRYVKALIDGRDVESATAICNDLKTISSAYGEDKFISIVTSSEVNSEDKVKLVLSFVDNASAELTNLVKLLGTKKRLEIIPAITSELESQVAKMNNSYTGVVYCNKELSTDYISTIEKKFSEKFNVQLSLSQNVCDYDGIKVDIDSLGVEISFSKDRLKSQMIEHILKAV, from the coding sequence ATGAATGATTTAATAGCAAAAAGATATGTAAAAGCATTAATAGATGGTAGAGACGTTGAGTCTGCAACTGCTATTTGTAATGATTTAAAAACTATTTCTTCAGCTTATGGAGAAGATAAGTTTATTTCTATTGTTACTTCTTCTGAAGTAAACTCAGAAGATAAGGTTAAATTAGTTTTATCATTTGTAGATAATGCAAGTGCTGAATTAACAAATCTTGTTAAATTATTAGGAACAAAGAAAAGACTTGAAATTATTCCTGCAATTACAAGTGAATTAGAATCACAAGTTGCAAAAATGAATAATTCATATACTGGTGTAGTATATTGTAACAAAGAATTATCAACTGATTATATCTCTACTATTGAGAAAAAATTTAGTGAAAAATTCAATGTACAATTATCACTATCACAAAATGTTTGTGATTACGACGGTATCAAAGTTGATATTGATAGTCTAGGTGTTGAGATTTCATTCTCAAAAGATAGACTTAAGTCACAAATGATTGAACATATTTTAAAAGCAGTTTAG
- the atpA gene encoding F0F1 ATP synthase subunit alpha, whose translation MGVKIQADEISSIIKERIDNFELNVDVNETGKIISFADGIAQVYGLKNVMAGELVEFENGERGLASNLEEASVGVVVLGSGEGLREGSSCKRLGKLLETPVGEGMVGRVVNALGEPIDGKGTIEAAESRFVEEKAPGIMARKSVHEPLQTGIKAIDALVPIGRGQRELIIGDRQTGKTTVAIDTILNQKGEDVVCIYVAIGQKSSSVANVVRTLEEGGAMDYTVVVNAGASESSALQFLAPYTGVTIGEYFRDNGKHALIIYDDLSKHAVAYREMSLLLRRPPGREAFPGDVFYLHSRLLERAAKMSDENGGGSMTALPIIETQAGDVAAYIPTNVISITDGQIFLETNLFNSGIRPAINVGLSVSRVGGAAQIKATKQVAGTLKLSLAQYRELEAFAQFASDLDESTRKELELGQRMVEVLKQGVNKPLVIEKQIVIIYAGTKGYLNDVAVSDVVKYEEELHSFIEQKYANILDDIKSKKKLDDETESALKAALEEFKTVFNAK comes from the coding sequence ATGGGTGTAAAAATTCAAGCAGATGAAATCAGTTCTATCATTAAAGAAAGAATTGATAACTTTGAATTAAATGTAGACGTTAACGAAACTGGGAAGATCATCTCATTTGCAGATGGTATTGCTCAAGTTTATGGTCTTAAAAATGTAATGGCTGGGGAGCTTGTTGAATTCGAAAACGGAGAAAGAGGATTAGCATCTAACTTAGAAGAAGCTTCTGTTGGTGTTGTTGTTCTTGGTTCTGGTGAAGGATTAAGAGAAGGTTCTTCTTGTAAGAGACTTGGAAAACTATTAGAAACACCAGTTGGTGAAGGTATGGTTGGAAGAGTTGTTAATGCACTTGGTGAGCCAATTGATGGTAAAGGTACTATTGAAGCAGCTGAGTCAAGATTCGTTGAGGAAAAAGCTCCTGGAATCATGGCTAGAAAATCTGTTCATGAGCCATTACAAACTGGTATTAAAGCAATTGATGCACTAGTTCCAATCGGAAGAGGGCAAAGAGAGCTTATTATTGGTGATAGACAAACTGGTAAAACAACTGTTGCAATTGATACAATTCTTAACCAAAAAGGTGAAGATGTAGTATGTATTTATGTTGCAATCGGTCAAAAATCATCTTCTGTAGCTAACGTTGTTAGAACTTTAGAAGAGGGTGGAGCAATGGATTATACTGTTGTAGTTAATGCAGGTGCTTCTGAGTCTTCAGCACTTCAATTCTTAGCACCATATACAGGTGTTACTATTGGTGAGTACTTCAGAGATAATGGTAAGCATGCTTTAATTATCTATGATGATTTATCAAAACACGCAGTTGCATATAGAGAGATGTCTTTATTATTAAGAAGACCTCCAGGTAGAGAGGCATTCCCAGGGGATGTATTCTATCTACACTCAAGATTATTAGAAAGAGCTGCAAAAATGTCTGATGAAAATGGTGGTGGTTCTATGACTGCATTACCAATTATTGAGACACAAGCAGGTGACGTTGCTGCATATATTCCAACAAACGTTATTTCTATTACAGATGGTCAAATCTTCTTAGAAACTAACCTATTTAACTCTGGTATCAGACCTGCAATTAACGTTGGTCTTTCTGTATCAAGAGTTGGTGGTGCTGCACAAATTAAAGCTACTAAACAAGTTGCTGGTACATTAAAATTATCTCTTGCACAATATAGAGAGCTAGAAGCATTCGCACAATTCGCATCAGATCTTGATGAGTCTACAAGAAAAGAGCTTGAGCTTGGTCAAAGAATGGTTGAAGTATTAAAGCAAGGTGTTAATAAGCCATTAGTTATTGAAAAACAAATCGTTATTATCTATGCTGGTACAAAAGGTTACTTAAATGATGTTGCTGTATCTGATGTAGTTAAATACGAAGAAGAGTTACACTCATTCATTGAACAAAAATATGCAAATATTTTAGATGACATTAAATCTAAGAAAAAATTAGATGATGAGACTGAGTCAGCATTAAAAGCTGCATTAGAAGAGTTTAAAACTGTTTTTAATGCTAAATAA
- the atpG gene encoding ATP synthase F1 subunit gamma produces the protein MANLKEIKLKIGSVKNTQKTTKAMKLVSSAKLTRTRQLSEQSRSYAKKINEVLSEIANRVSKVQDGGNHNKAFIPNENPKTVDIVFVTADKGLCGGFNMATIKKVNELAADYTSKGANVRYRAAGRKGVDFFSFQGVELSQKVTDLSSAPDYDRAADFIKDVVEDFQKGETDKVVLVYNGFLNMLTQEIRVRELLPISLEDVETTQDETSMLEIEPDDDEEVLEELTNKYIDFNMYYSLIDSLAAEHSARMQAMEAATNNAKDRVNSLTVEYNKARQAAITTELIEIISGVEALK, from the coding sequence ATGGCTAACTTAAAAGAAATTAAATTAAAAATTGGAAGTGTTAAGAACACTCAGAAGACTACAAAAGCTATGAAGCTTGTATCTTCTGCAAAACTTACTAGAACTAGACAACTGTCTGAGCAATCTAGAAGTTATGCTAAGAAGATTAATGAAGTTCTTTCTGAGATCGCAAACAGAGTTAGCAAAGTTCAAGATGGTGGTAATCACAATAAAGCGTTTATCCCTAACGAGAACCCAAAAACAGTTGATATTGTTTTTGTTACTGCTGACAAAGGTCTTTGTGGTGGTTTTAACATGGCAACGATTAAGAAAGTTAATGAATTAGCCGCTGATTATACATCTAAAGGTGCAAATGTAAGATACAGAGCTGCTGGAAGAAAGGGAGTTGATTTCTTCTCTTTCCAAGGTGTTGAATTATCTCAGAAGGTAACTGATTTATCTTCTGCACCAGATTATGATAGAGCTGCAGATTTTATTAAAGATGTAGTAGAAGATTTCCAAAAAGGTGAAACTGATAAAGTAGTTTTAGTTTACAATGGATTCTTAAATATGCTTACTCAAGAAATTAGAGTAAGAGAACTACTTCCAATTAGCCTAGAAGATGTAGAAACTACACAAGATGAAACATCTATGCTAGAGATTGAACCAGATGATGATGAAGAAGTGTTAGAAGAATTAACGAATAAATATATTGATTTCAATATGTATTATTCTTTAATCGACTCTTTAGCAGCAGAGCACTCTGCAAGAATGCAAGCTATGGAAGCTGCAACTAACAATGCTAAAGACAGAGTTAATTCGTTAACAGTTGAATATAATAAAGCTAGACAAGCTGCAATTACAACAGAGCTGATAGAGATTATCAGTGGTGTTGAAGCATTAAAATAA
- the atpC gene encoding ATP synthase F1 subunit epsilon, producing the protein MDTLKLSIVAPNGQIFSDEVKSVTLPGKEGEFGVLPGHASLVSSLTVGVIIIEKADSTEAVAINWGHVKVGESSVDVLVDGAVALTSGADSEIAKNIDAAKDLVNSVKDANVSLAAVEAKINSFA; encoded by the coding sequence ATGGATACACTAAAATTATCAATAGTTGCACCAAATGGTCAAATCTTTAGTGATGAAGTAAAATCTGTAACTCTTCCAGGTAAAGAGGGAGAGTTCGGAGTTTTACCAGGACATGCTTCTTTAGTATCATCATTAACTGTTGGCGTAATTATAATAGAAAAAGCAGATTCAACTGAAGCAGTAGCAATTAACTGGGGTCACGTTAAAGTGGGTGAAAGTTCTGTTGACGTATTAGTTGACGGAGCTGTAGCACTTACTTCAGGTGCTGACTCTGAAATTGCGAAAAACATTGACGCTGCAAAAGATTTAGTTAACTCTGTTAAAGATGCAAACGTATCATTAGCAGCAGTTGAGGCTAAAATCAACTCATTCGCTTAA
- a CDS encoding MotA/TolQ/ExbB proton channel family protein has protein sequence MIDSALNYLSNGSAITLLVLWSLSLYMVIVFWIFIYRFLSLKSSILTEKKSLEALTSRSSTLSPMSALNKCANGVTNKEILSACEINIIKDASVGISWMSIIASTAPFIGLFGTVVGILESFAKFSSHSKVGFSVIAPAISEALVATAAGIFVAIFAYTFHQILVRKVYELNTYIKAQAKILIAKG, from the coding sequence ATGATTGATTCAGCTTTAAATTATTTAAGTAATGGTAGTGCCATAACACTTTTAGTGTTGTGGTCACTTTCATTATATATGGTTATCGTTTTTTGGATATTCATCTACAGATTTCTATCTTTGAAATCTTCAATTCTTACTGAAAAAAAATCACTAGAAGCATTAACATCACGAAGTTCAACTTTAAGTCCTATGTCTGCACTTAATAAATGTGCAAACGGAGTTACTAATAAAGAGATTCTTAGTGCATGTGAAATAAATATTATTAAAGATGCTAGTGTTGGAATATCATGGATGTCAATTATTGCATCAACTGCTCCTTTTATTGGACTATTTGGAACAGTAGTAGGTATTCTTGAATCATTTGCAAAGTTTTCAAGTCATTCAAAAGTAGGGTTTTCTGTAATTGCACCTGCAATTTCTGAAGCTTTAGTTGCAACAGCAGCTGGAATTTTTGTGGCAATTTTTGCATATACTTTCCATCAAATATTAGTAAGAAAAGTTTATGAGTTAAATACTTATATCAAGGCACAAGCTAAAATCTTAATTGCTAAAGGTTAA
- the tolB gene encoding Tol-Pal system protein TolB: MKKVLSILFLITTFVFAADAELDIVKKSGSMPKIEVSVAPNAMNKPLTQKVAKMIEKDLMVSGHFEVVKASQVVDYNSNPDMLVLSIKGTDLFVNVSSNVSSFGGYSVMVKMYDSNSKKMVFNRTFSTSKEDRYPFVAHRIAIRINKYLNAPPIDWMDKFVIFSQYKSAKKADIIIADYTLTFQMPVIRGGLNIFPKWANSKQDSFYYTTYDSGIPTLIKTNIYTRQRETIMRSEGMIVASDVSEDEKKVLITASPNHQPDIYLYNTVNKTKKRLTTYKGIDVGAHFVDNEKRIVFVSDRLKYPNIFAKDIGGRGVERLVYHGNNNSSATTYKDYVVYTSRDRNNEFGSYTFNLYLMSTKSDFLKRLTSNGSNQFPKFSKDGESIIFLKTVNNRSSIGILRLNYSKSFTFPLANGKIQSIDW, from the coding sequence ATGAAAAAAGTATTATCAATTTTATTTCTAATTACAACATTTGTTTTTGCTGCTGATGCAGAGTTAGATATCGTTAAAAAATCAGGTTCTATGCCTAAAATCGAAGTTTCAGTAGCACCTAATGCTATGAATAAGCCACTTACTCAAAAAGTAGCAAAGATGATTGAAAAGGATTTAATGGTAAGTGGACACTTTGAAGTAGTTAAAGCTTCACAAGTTGTTGATTACAACTCAAATCCAGACATGTTAGTTTTATCAATTAAAGGAACTGACCTTTTTGTAAATGTTAGTTCAAATGTAAGTAGTTTTGGTGGCTATTCTGTAATGGTTAAAATGTATGATTCAAACTCTAAGAAAATGGTATTTAATCGAACTTTCTCTACATCAAAAGAGGATAGATATCCATTTGTAGCTCATAGAATTGCAATTAGAATTAATAAATATCTAAATGCACCACCAATTGACTGGATGGATAAGTTTGTAATTTTCTCTCAATATAAAAGTGCAAAAAAAGCAGATATTATAATTGCTGACTATACTCTTACTTTTCAAATGCCAGTTATAAGAGGTGGACTTAATATTTTCCCTAAATGGGCAAATAGTAAACAAGACTCATTTTATTACACAACATATGATAGTGGAATTCCAACTTTAATTAAAACAAATATCTACACTAGACAAAGAGAAACTATTATGAGAAGTGAAGGTATGATAGTTGCTTCTGATGTAAGTGAAGATGAAAAGAAAGTTTTAATTACAGCTTCACCAAATCATCAACCAGATATCTATTTATACAATACTGTTAATAAAACAAAAAAGAGACTAACTACATATAAAGGTATTGATGTAGGAGCTCATTTTGTTGATAATGAAAAAAGAATTGTTTTCGTATCTGATAGATTAAAGTATCCAAATATTTTTGCAAAAGATATTGGAGGAAGAGGAGTTGAAAGATTAGTTTACCATGGAAATAACAACTCATCTGCAACTACATATAAAGATTATGTAGTATATACAAGTAGAGATAGAAACAATGAGTTTGGTTCTTATACATTCAATCTTTATTTAATGTCAACAAAAAGTGATTTCCTGAAAAGACTTACTTCAAATGGAAGTAATCAATTCCCTAAATTTTCAAAAGATGGAGAATCTATTATCTTCTTAAAGACTGTAAATAATAGAAGTTCAATAGGAATCCTTAGACTTAATTATTCTAAGTCATTTACTTTCCCATTAGCAAATGGAAAAATCCAGTCAATCGACTGGTAA
- a CDS encoding DUF523 and DUF1722 domain-containing protein: MKLGISSCLLGTTCRYDGGHSRDKFIVNELSNYFDFEAFCPERLVFPTPRPAIRLVKSDGEVTIRTSNDNEDVTDTITEISKELVKKIEDNQLCGFILKSKSPTCGMERVKIYPDKKNGQSENVGVGVFAKELKERFPYLPIEEEGRLGDPWLRENFLMQVFAYKSLFEFLEKKPNINDLVEFHTSYKYLIYAKSHNAYKELGNIVANRDKKPLETILDEYKELFLKTIAQKGTINNTYNVLLHIYGYFKKVISKEEKDDILETLEDFKKGIVPLIAVIKIIKLYTNKFDIEYLKTQVFINPYPKDLALRSKVEAYR; the protein is encoded by the coding sequence ATGAAACTAGGAATATCATCTTGCCTACTTGGTACTACGTGCCGATATGATGGCGGTCATTCACGAGACAAATTTATTGTTAATGAATTATCTAACTACTTTGATTTTGAGGCTTTTTGTCCTGAAAGATTAGTTTTTCCAACTCCACGACCTGCAATAAGGTTAGTTAAAAGTGATGGTGAAGTAACTATTCGAACATCAAATGACAATGAAGATGTTACAGATACTATTACTGAGATATCTAAAGAGCTTGTAAAAAAGATTGAAGATAATCAATTATGTGGATTTATTTTAAAATCTAAATCTCCAACATGTGGTATGGAAAGAGTTAAAATCTATCCTGATAAAAAAAATGGTCAAAGTGAAAATGTAGGTGTTGGAGTTTTTGCAAAAGAGCTAAAAGAAAGATTCCCTTATTTACCAATTGAAGAAGAAGGTAGATTAGGCGATCCATGGCTTAGAGAAAACTTTTTAATGCAAGTATTTGCATATAAATCATTATTTGAATTTTTAGAAAAAAAGCCAAATATAAATGATTTAGTTGAGTTTCATACTTCTTACAAATATTTAATCTATGCAAAATCACATAATGCATATAAAGAGCTAGGAAATATAGTTGCAAATAGAGATAAAAAGCCATTGGAGACTATACTTGATGAGTATAAAGAGTTGTTTTTAAAGACAATTGCTCAAAAAGGTACGATTAATAATACCTATAATGTTTTACTTCATATTTATGGTTATTTCAAAAAAGTTATATCAAAAGAGGAAAAAGATGATATTTTAGAGACTCTTGAAGACTTCAAAAAAGGAATAGTTCCTTTAATTGCTGTTATAAAAATAATAAAACTTTATACAAACAAATTTGATATTGAGTATCTTAAAACTCAAGTATTTATAAATCCATATCCAAAAGATTTAGCACTTCGTTCTAAAGTTGAGGCTTACAGATGA
- a CDS encoding F0F1 ATP synthase subunit B', with translation MLDISPVLLLSTAIIFLFVVARLNSCLFVPLLKHMDDRDKSIKKDLENAQSNSADVDGMLEEASHVIAEAKKEAAAIRDQAYNEAKEIADAKLASAKEELEAKSLKFTKELEDETRALKESLVAAMPQFNESLKAKISSI, from the coding sequence ATGTTAGACATAAGTCCTGTATTATTGCTTAGCACAGCAATAATCTTTCTTTTTGTTGTTGCAAGACTTAACAGTTGTCTATTTGTACCCCTATTAAAGCATATGGATGATAGAGATAAATCTATTAAGAAAGATTTAGAAAATGCTCAATCAAACTCTGCTGACGTAGACGGTATGTTAGAAGAAGCAAGCCACGTGATTGCTGAAGCTAAAAAAGAAGCAGCTGCTATCAGAGACCAAGCATACAATGAAGCTAAAGAAATAGCTGATGCTAAACTTGCGAGTGCTAAAGAGGAATTAGAAGCTAAGTCTCTTAAGTTCACTAAAGAGCTTGAAGACGAAACAAGAGCTTTAAAAGAATCATTAGTTGCTGCAATGCCTCAATTTAATGAGAGCTTAAAAGCTAAGATTAGCTCGATTTAA
- a CDS encoding ParB/RepB/Spo0J family partition protein — protein MALGRGLGELLGEVETAYGNSNSESRYGKIIEIEVEKVKPNPNQPRKIFDQDKLKELSDSIVEHGLIQPVTVIEEDDGYILVAGERRLRAHKLANLETIKATIVNIEDFKLRELALIENIQRDDLNIIELAFSYAQLINEHNITHDELSKKVFKSRASITNTLRLLQLCSYVQQLLANDKITAGHAKVMLGLDDETQVKIADSIIGQKLSVRETESLIRSLKTGDKKPAKKNPKSSKNYDFKPLDNVIENLQKSDLKVKAEKNYFKIEIKSQEDIEKISNYFRNTF, from the coding sequence ATGGCATTAGGTAGAGGACTTGGAGAATTATTAGGTGAAGTTGAGACTGCTTATGGAAACTCAAATAGTGAATCTAGATATGGAAAAATTATTGAGATTGAAGTTGAAAAAGTAAAGCCAAACCCAAATCAACCTAGAAAAATATTTGATCAAGATAAATTAAAAGAGCTATCAGATTCTATTGTAGAACATGGCTTAATTCAGCCAGTTACTGTAATTGAAGAAGATGATGGTTATATTTTAGTAGCAGGTGAAAGAAGATTAAGAGCTCATAAACTTGCTAACTTAGAAACTATCAAAGCTACAATTGTAAATATTGAAGATTTCAAACTAAGAGAATTAGCATTAATAGAGAATATTCAAAGAGATGATTTAAATATTATTGAATTAGCATTCTCGTATGCTCAATTAATCAATGAGCATAATATTACACATGATGAGTTATCAAAAAAAGTATTTAAAAGTAGAGCTTCAATTACTAATACCTTAAGACTGTTACAATTATGCTCATATGTACAACAGCTTTTAGCAAATGATAAAATAACTGCTGGACATGCAAAAGTTATGCTTGGACTTGATGATGAAACACAAGTAAAAATTGCAGATTCTATTATCGGCCAAAAACTATCAGTAAGAGAGACTGAAAGTTTAATCAGAAGCCTAAAAACGGGGGATAAAAAGCCTGCAAAGAAGAATCCAAAATCTTCAAAAAACTATGACTTTAAACCACTTGATAATGTAATTGAAAACCTACAAAAAAGTGACCTAAAAGTTAAAGCTGAAAAGAACTATTTTAAGATAGAAATTAAATCTCAAGAGGATATTGAGAAGATTTCTAATTACTTTCGTAACACTTTCTAA
- a CDS encoding TonB C-terminal domain-containing protein: MQDKNYFYLSGVISVFIYLIFGFLFLFYINAPAPKKFDINTKTTVLELELISTKSTEKRVAKKSESKQEKIVKKSTSQSNKQKADFKSLFANVKTKSKKVVEKDTTTQKASIDPSRFRSKFQKEKNTDNLKVSKLLNDVKTSTNRPVVNSTSKGEEHEYFSKIKQILWERWNPKLLEDGLVVKVLVMITNSGDFDYRVIKYSNDVRFDESLKEFLNSQVRETFPTHNINSKVDIIINFKSEG; encoded by the coding sequence ATGCAAGATAAAAATTACTTTTATCTATCAGGTGTAATATCTGTTTTTATATACCTTATTTTTGGTTTTCTATTTCTTTTTTATATAAATGCCCCTGCACCAAAAAAGTTTGATATTAATACTAAAACTACAGTTTTAGAATTAGAACTTATTTCTACTAAATCAACTGAAAAAAGAGTTGCTAAAAAGAGTGAGTCAAAACAAGAAAAGATTGTTAAAAAATCTACATCTCAATCAAATAAACAAAAAGCAGATTTTAAATCACTATTTGCTAATGTTAAAACTAAATCTAAAAAAGTAGTAGAAAAAGATACAACTACGCAAAAAGCATCTATTGACCCAAGTAGATTTAGGTCTAAATTTCAAAAAGAGAAAAATACAGATAATTTAAAGGTTTCTAAACTTTTAAATGATGTTAAAACTAGTACAAATAGACCTGTTGTTAACTCTACTAGTAAAGGTGAGGAACATGAATACTTTTCAAAAATAAAACAGATTTTATGGGAGAGATGGAATCCTAAACTATTAGAAGATGGTTTAGTTGTAAAAGTTCTTGTAATGATTACAAATAGTGGAGATTTTGATTACCGTGTTATAAAGTATTCAAATGATGTACGATTTGATGAGTCATTAAAAGAGTTTTTAAATTCTCAAGTTAGGGAGACTTTCCCTACACATAATATTAACAGTAAAGTTGATATTATTATAAACTTTAAATCGGAAGGTTAA
- a CDS encoding biopolymer transporter ExbD, translating into MFDYNQKPDLNITPLVDIMLVLLAILMVTAPVVEFEEPVNLPKGSKSQQIQSVKKIDILLTKNKKIKINKKSFEFDTFADNFVLFAQNKDRKTPIHIRAEKTLMYNDVIYILKSVKEAGFTKVSLITDG; encoded by the coding sequence ATGTTTGATTACAACCAAAAACCTGATTTAAATATTACTCCTTTAGTAGATATTATGCTAGTGCTTCTTGCAATCTTAATGGTTACTGCACCAGTAGTTGAGTTTGAAGAACCTGTAAATCTTCCAAAAGGAAGCAAATCTCAACAAATACAATCAGTTAAAAAAATTGATATATTACTTACAAAAAATAAAAAGATAAAAATCAATAAAAAAAGTTTTGAATTTGATACTTTTGCAGATAACTTTGTTTTATTTGCACAAAATAAAGATAGAAAAACTCCTATACACATAAGAGCTGAGAAAACTTTGATGTATAATGATGTAATCTATATACTTAAATCAGTAAAAGAAGCTGGATTTACTAAAGTATCACTTATTACAGATGGATAA